The following coding sequences are from one Formosa haliotis window:
- a CDS encoding arylsulfatase → MKRNNLLTLVLTCGLVVGAFAQKKPNILVLWGDDIGQSNISAYTMGLVGYRTPNIDKIAKEGVLFTDYYAEQSCTAGRSSFILGQSVFRTGLSKVGMPGAKEGISEKDPTIAELLKPQGYSTAQFGKNHLGDRDEHLPTNHGFDEFFGNLYHLNAEEEPELEDYPDPAKYPDFRKKYGPRGVIHSTADGKIEDTGPLTKKRMETIDDESSKAAMDWIRKQNAAGKPWFCWWNGTRMHFRTHVKPSLRGKSGQGEYGDGMIEHDMHIGMFLDLLDELNIADNTIVMYSTDNGPHKNSWPDAALNPFRGEKNTNWEGGWRVPAMVRWPGKIPAGMVSNEIVSGMDWMPTFLAAAGNDKVKDQLLTGYKAAGKTFKVHLDGYNMLPYLTGQEEEGRRHEIFYFSDDGDLTALRYDDWKLIFMEQRMPGTLAVWANPFTPLRVPLLFNLRRDPYEFAQITSNTYYDWMIDHLFLLVPAQNYVANFLQSFKEYPPRMEAASFSLDKVMEQLKTPAQN, encoded by the coding sequence ATGAAAAGAAACAATCTATTGACTTTAGTGCTAACCTGCGGTTTAGTTGTCGGGGCTTTTGCACAAAAAAAACCAAATATCTTGGTCTTGTGGGGAGACGATATTGGGCAATCTAATATTAGTGCCTATACCATGGGACTCGTTGGTTATCGTACACCAAATATCGATAAAATTGCCAAAGAAGGTGTACTCTTTACAGACTATTATGCAGAACAAAGTTGTACAGCAGGACGTTCCTCGTTTATTTTAGGCCAGAGTGTATTTCGTACAGGCTTAAGTAAGGTAGGTATGCCAGGTGCTAAAGAAGGAATTTCGGAAAAGGATCCTACTATTGCAGAATTATTAAAACCGCAAGGTTACTCTACAGCGCAATTTGGTAAAAATCATTTAGGAGATCGCGATGAGCATTTACCAACCAATCATGGATTTGATGAGTTTTTCGGGAATTTATACCATTTAAATGCCGAAGAAGAACCAGAATTAGAGGATTATCCAGATCCAGCTAAATACCCAGATTTTAGAAAAAAATATGGTCCAAGAGGTGTGATTCACTCTACCGCCGATGGTAAAATTGAAGATACGGGACCCCTAACCAAAAAGCGTATGGAAACTATAGATGATGAATCATCGAAAGCGGCCATGGATTGGATTAGAAAACAAAATGCAGCAGGAAAACCATGGTTTTGCTGGTGGAACGGAACCCGGATGCACTTTAGAACTCACGTAAAACCATCACTTCGCGGAAAATCTGGACAAGGTGAATATGGCGATGGTATGATAGAGCACGATATGCATATTGGTATGTTCTTAGATTTGTTAGATGAATTGAATATTGCAGATAATACCATTGTAATGTATTCTACAGACAATGGACCACATAAAAACTCATGGCCAGATGCAGCTTTAAATCCGTTTAGAGGAGAAAAGAATACCAACTGGGAAGGTGGTTGGCGTGTGCCTGCCATGGTAAGATGGCCTGGTAAAATTCCGGCCGGAATGGTTTCTAACGAAATTGTTTCTGGTATGGACTGGATGCCGACGTTCTTAGCAGCCGCAGGAAATGATAAAGTTAAGGATCAATTATTAACGGGGTATAAAGCAGCAGGTAAAACCTTTAAAGTGCATTTAGATGGGTATAATATGTTGCCTTATTTAACCGGACAAGAAGAAGAGGGAAGACGACATGAGATTTTCTATTTTTCTGATGATGGCGATTTAACGGCTTTACGCTACGACGACTGGAAATTAATTTTTATGGAACAAAGAATGCCAGGGACCTTAGCAGTATGGGCGAATCCTTTTACACCATTACGTGTGCCTTTGTTATTTAACTTAAGAAGAGACCCGTATGAGTTTGCTCAAATAACATCTAATACCTATTATGATTGGATGATCGATCACTTGTTTTTATTAGTTCCAGCGCAAAACTATGTTGCAAATTTCTTACAATCGTTTAAAGAATATCCGCCAAGAATGGAGGCTGCAAGTTTTAGTTTAGATAAGGTAATGGAACAACTAAAAACTCCTGCTCAAAATTAA
- a CDS encoding PAS domain-containing protein translates to MNNVLVSNLDFFVQQDFFSRKIIDHIPGTFYVYKKHDDVFKLFACNKHHLDVSGYTAEESINQEPFFFVDRASMRTIHEGVQDIKNQNYAKQVYANILTKKGELIPFVFEGYGFTYRDEEYFMGVGTDISDLTKAHVDLKNERLQRDKNEKELIALALSNTKKEAVLSSISSKLDLILQQSKSEGVAKDILKLTKDVKASLAFSKDNWQKFELLFKNLHGTFYKNLLLSHPNLTKTEMSYCALLKLRMSKEQICNTLNISREGLKKKKFRLKKKLNLEKHTKLEQYIIRF, encoded by the coding sequence ATGAATAATGTTTTAGTTAGTAATCTAGATTTTTTTGTACAACAGGATTTTTTTAGCCGAAAAATAATAGATCACATCCCAGGGACCTTCTATGTTTACAAGAAACACGACGATGTATTTAAACTTTTTGCTTGTAACAAGCACCATTTAGATGTTTCAGGCTATACTGCAGAAGAATCAATCAATCAAGAACCGTTTTTTTTTGTTGATAGGGCTTCTATGCGTACGATTCATGAAGGTGTCCAGGATATAAAGAATCAGAATTATGCAAAACAGGTTTATGCTAATATTCTAACTAAAAAAGGGGAATTAATACCTTTTGTGTTCGAGGGTTATGGTTTTACATATCGAGATGAGGAATATTTTATGGGTGTAGGTACGGATATTTCCGATTTGACTAAAGCTCATGTCGATTTAAAAAATGAACGACTTCAACGTGATAAGAATGAGAAAGAACTTATAGCGTTAGCATTAAGTAACACAAAAAAAGAAGCGGTGTTATCCTCAATTTCTTCAAAGCTAGATTTAATATTACAGCAAAGTAAAAGTGAAGGGGTTGCTAAGGATATATTAAAGTTAACTAAAGATGTTAAGGCGTCTTTAGCGTTTTCTAAAGATAATTGGCAGAAATTTGAATTGTTATTTAAAAACCTGCATGGCACGTTTTATAAAAACCTGTTATTGAGTCATCCCAATTTAACCAAAACAGAAATGTCTTATTGTGCCTTATTAAAATTACGTATGAGTAAGGAACAGATTTGTAATACCCTAAATATATCTAGAGAAGGGTTAAAAAAGAAAAAGTTTCGATTAAAGAAAAAATTGAATTTAGAAAAACATACAAAATTAGAGCAGTACATTATTAGATTTTAA